A region of Sugiyamaella lignohabitans strain CBS 10342 chromosome A, complete sequence DNA encodes the following proteins:
- the GDB1 gene encoding bifunctional 4-alpha-glucanotransferase/amylo-alpha-1,6-glucosidase (Glycogen debranching enzyme; contains glucanotranferase and alpha-1,6-amyloglucosidase activities; required for glycogen degradation; phosphorylated in mitochondria; activity is inhibited by Igd1p; protein abundance increases in response to DNA replication stress; GO_component: GO:0005737 - cytoplasm [Evidence IEA,IEA]; GO_component: GO:0005737 - cytoplasm [Evidence IDA] [PMID 14562095]; GO_component: GO:0005737 - cytoplasm [Evidence IDA] [PMID 22842922]; GO_component: GO:0005739 - mitochondrion [Evidence IEA,IEA]; GO_component: GO:0005739 - mitochondrion [Evidence IDA] [PMID 14576278]; GO_component: GO:0005739 - mitochondrion [Evidence IDA] [PMID 16823961]; GO_component: GO:0005634 - nucleus [Evidence IBA]; GO_function: GO:0004134 - 4-alpha-glucanotransferase activity [Evidence IEA,IEA]; GO_function: GO:0004134 - 4-alpha-glucanotransferase activity [Evidence IDA,IMP] [PMID 11094287]; GO_function: GO:0004135 - amylo-alpha-1,6-glucosidase activity [Evidence IEA,IEA]; GO_function: GO:0004135 - amylo-alpha-1,6-glucosidase activity [Evidence IDA,IMP] [PMID 11094287]; GO_function: GO:0003824 - catalytic activity [Evidence IEA,IEA]; GO_function: GO:0016787 - hydrolase activity [Evidence IEA]; GO_function: GO:0016798 - hydrolase activity, acting on glycosyl bonds [Evidence IEA]; GO_function: GO:0016740 - transferase activity [Evidence IEA]; GO_function: GO:0016757 - transferase activity, transferring glycosyl groups [Evidence IEA]; GO_process: GO:0005975 - carbohydrate metabolic process [Evidence IEA]; GO_process: GO:0005978 - glycogen biosynthetic process [Evidence IEA,IEA]; GO_process: GO:0005980 - glycogen catabolic process [Evidence IEA]; GO_process: GO:0005980 - glycogen catabolic process [Evidence IMP] [PMID 11094287]; GO_process: GO:0008152 - metabolic process [Evidence IEA]), with protein MTRTMGEKKNIVYVIPLSEAGDPVLTGDGKFLRLPIPHEPYVVRIVLFSWLKFVQKGSFWCNAPLDPSTPFDRHKYYEYPLKTTDCGFSEDIHVDIKIFAGGPYSCYITYKPPSEDYFSHVDSNAVNGQRAVTAANGVDPEIITSTKKFHFIVSTGFSLGGKPIELDSLSIQTVLSKLMGPVNTWGPKLKAIKDKGYNMIHFTPLQYRGASDSPFSIYDQLDWDPKCFPNGEDDIAQLVSDMEHKYGLLSLTDVVLNHTAHNSDWLRSHPEVGYSVETAPHLKPALDLDTQLLDFSAKLSELGLPDSVESTGDLDRIIGSLKDHVLEPIRLWEYYVVDVQKTCKDTVDFINNKDKFAKVIASPVPQDVVGDLQKLAKFVKEKAALNFDRFGEGRYLRELHIPTFVSIIKTLFPGTGTTSAVHYEAKIRQIVDEINEPLYQEYDDEVSVITSQLYNRVKYTRLDGDGPRLGKITKESPLTDPYFTRIVTHPEAPGGKRNLALVNNGWIWSGNPLIDFASNKSRAYLRREVIIWGDCVKLRYGEKHEDSPFLWDHMKKYAQLLAKYFHGFRIDNCHSTPIHVGEYFLDMARLVRPNLYTVAELFTGSEEMDKIFIERLGLTSLIREAMQAWSVQELSTLVNKNGGRPMGSFAKQPLVNHGERWSSNEEVHLVRASPIHAWFMDCTHDNESAAEKRTVEDTLPSGALVAMCACAVGSTVGFDECYPKSLNVVTEERQYTFGGGISEIKKVLNDAHFEMGQLNADETYTHHEGQYITVHRVDPSSGEGYFLIARTKFHPDSDQRLSDVVLKGTRAECVLAVALAVDDSKEAHNQDDNKVYGIPTKIVTLEKPHIDVVEEEGETTSIIRSPHDFPQGSIALIKTYQTFVDKELDNLVRSGAREAVEKLNWNDLNVALYRCESEERDSSRGKEGVYVVPDHGALEYAGIQGWASVLEEVVLSNNLGHPLCANLRNGRWALDYTVNRLRNYVDEFPNLQPLIEWYEVRFNRIRQLPPFLIPRYFALILYTIHSSCTRRALSLMPQSYQKSTLFLQELAMVSVQMVGKLPSASVFPFEQVGSMAAGLPHFSRDYMRCWGRDVFISLPGLLLALGRHEDAKNHILAFAATLKHGLIPNLLDSGRNPRYNARDATWFFLQVVQEYTQKVPDGQDILFEKVKRRFPLDDTYVPVDDSRAFSHSSSIKEIVYEILSRHAKGIKFREANAGTNLDSQMRDEGFNQNIFVDWDNGFVFGGNQWNCGTWMDKMGESERAGSKGIPGTPRDGAAIEIIGLLKSSLRWVNQLHRKGVFEWDHVINQHGDKIMLRDWEYKISSSFEHAFYVPASVEEDSSYDIDSSIVNRRGIYKDLYRSGKPYEDYQLRPNFAIAMVAAPELFNYKHAINAIGMADKIIRGPVGMATLDPSDLNYRPYYNNSEDSNDFATSKGRNYHQGPEWVWCTGFFLRAFLFFNIKKESEEKAISIAEVDKTEVFAQLRKRISGHVHWLHTSRWKGLTELTNKDGQFCYDSSPTQAWSAATLIELYEDARALAEK; from the exons ATGACAAGGACAATGGGcgaaaagaagaacattGTTTACGTTATTCCCTTGTCGGAAGCCGGAGATCCGGTATTAACAGGAGACGGCAAATTTTTGAGATTGCCAATTCCCCACGAGCCATATGTTGTCCGAattgttttattttcgTGGCTGAAGTTTGTGCAAAAGGGATCATTTTGGTGTAATGCTCCATTGGACCCATCGACTCCATTTGACAGACATAAGTACTATGAATACCCGCTCAAAACGACTGATTGCGGATTCTCTGAGGACATTCatgttgatatcaaaatattcGCTGGTGGTCCTTACTCGTGTTACATCACATACAAGCCACCATCTGAGGACTACTTCTCTCATGTTGATTCAAATGCAGTCAATGGCCAACGAGCTGTCACTGCCGCCAATGGCGTCGATCCTGAGATTATTACGTCAACCAAGAAGTTCCACTTCATTGTTTCAACTGGATTTTCTTTGGGAGGAAAACCAATTGAGCTTGACTCTTTATCCATTCAGACAGTCTTGTCCAAATTAATGGGTCCTGTCAATACATGGGGGCCGAAGCTTAAGGCCATTAAAGACAAGGGATATAACATGATCCATTTCACTCCGTTGCAATACAGAGGAGCATCTGATTCACCCTTTTCTATCTATGACCAGCTTGACTGGGATCCAAAATGTTTCCCcaatggtgaagatgatattGCACAACTGGTCTCGGACATGGAACATAAGTATGGATTATTATCGCTAACTGATGTAGTACTCAATCACACTGCACATAACTCTGATTGGTTGAGATCTCACCCTGAGGTTGGATACTCGGTTGAAACTGCCCCTCATCTGAAACCTGCTTTAGATCTCGACACCcaacttcttgatttctcgGCTAAGTTGTCAGAACTGGGTCTTCCCGACTCTGTTGAGAGCACTGGTGATTTAGACCGCATTATTGGTTCCCTAAAGGATCATGTATTAGAGCCTATTCGACTTTGGGAGTATTATGTTGTAGATGTTCAGAAAACATGCAAGGATACTGTCGATTTTATTAACAACAAGGACAAGTTCGCGAAGGTCATAGCTTCGCCTGTGCCTCAAGACGTTGTTGGTGATCTACAAAAATTGGCTAAGTTTGTTAAAGAGAAGGCCGCGCTCAATTTTGATAGATTCGGTGAAGGAAGATATTTACGCGAGTTACACATCCCTACTTTCGTATCGATTATCAAAACTTTGTTTCCAGGAACCGGTACTACTTCTGCTGTCCATTATGAGGCTAAAATCCGTCAAATAGTTGACGAGATTAACGAACCTTTGTACCAGGAGTATGATGACGAAGTGTCAGTTATTACCAGCCAACTGTACAATCGGGTGAAATATACTCGTCTTGATGGAGATGGTCCTAGGTTGGGCAAGATCACTAAAGAATCTCCATTAACAGACCCATACTTTACTCGTATTGTTACCCACCCTGAAGCACCAGGTGGAAAGCGAAACCTTGCTTTAGTTAATAATGGATGGATCTGGAGTGGCAACCCTCTGATTGACTTTGCCAGCAACAAGTCCAGAGCTTACCTCCGCCGTGAAGTCATTATTTGGGGAGACTGCGTCAAGTTGAGATATGGTGAAAAGCACGAGGACTCGCCTTTTTTGTGGGACCACATGAAGAAGTATGCTCAGTTATTGGCCAAGTATTTCCACGGCTTCCGTATTGATAACTGTCACTCAACTCCTATTCATGTAGGGGAGTACTTCCTCGATATGGCCCGTCTTGTACGTCCAAATCTTTACACAGTTGCAGAGCTCTTCACCGGTTCGGAGGAAATGGACAAAATCTTTATTGAGCGTCTTGGACTAACTTCCTTGATCCGTGAAGCTATGCAGGCTTGGTCAGTACAAGAACTTTCTACTTTGGTTAATAAGAATGGTGGCAGACCAATGGGTTCTTTTGCTAAACAACCACTCGTCAACCACGGTGAGAGATGGTCCTCAAACGAAGAGGTACATCTCGTTCGAGCATCTCCTATTCACGCTTGGTTCATGGACTGCACCCATGATAATGAAAGTGCAGCAGAAAAGCGAACTGTTGAAGACACATTGCCATCAGGTGCTCTGGTTGCCATGTGTGCTTGTGCTGTAGGATCTACAGTTGGCTTTGATGAATGTTATCCGAAATCTTTGAATGTTGTCACAGAAGAGAGACAATATACATTTGGTGGTGGAATTTCCGAAATCAAAAAGGTTCTCAATGATGCTCACTTTGAAATGGGTCAACTAAATGCCGATGAAACATATACCCATCACGAAGGACAATATATTACTGTGCACAGAGTTGATCCTAGCTCTGGTGAAGGCTATTTCTTGATTGCCAGAACAAAGTTTCACCCAGACTCTGATCAGAGGC TCTCTGATGTGGTATTGAAAGGTACTCGTGCAGAATGTGTATTGGCCGTTGCATTAGCCGTTGACGATAGTAAGGAAGCTCATAATCAAGATGACAATAAGGTATATGGAATTCCCACTAAGATCGTTACTCTTGAGAAGCCACATATTGATGttgtcgaagaagaaggtgaGACTACCAGTATTATCCGATCTCCTCATGACTTTCCACAAGGCTCGATTGCTCTGATTAAGACATATCAGACATTTGTTGACAAGGAGCTGGATAATTTGGTAAGGAGTGGTGCTCGAGAGGCAGTGGAAAAACTGAATTGGAATGATTTGAACGTTGCTCTGTACCGTTGTGAGAGCGAAGAACGTGACTCCAGTCGAGGTAAGGAAGGGGTTTACGTTGTGCCTGATCATGGTGCCCTGGAGTATGCTGGTATTCAGGGATGGGCATCAGTATTAGAAGAGGTTGTTTTGTCAAATAACCTGGGACATCCACTTTGTGCCAATTTGCGAAATGGCAGATGGGCGTTGGACTACACGGTTAACAGATTGCGTAATTACGTAGATGAATTTCCCAATCTACAACCTCTGATTGAGTGGTACGAAGTAAGGTTCAATAGGATCAGACAATTGCCTCCATTTTTGATTCCGAGATATTTTGCATTGATCCTATATACAATCCACTCATCTTGCACCCGAAGAGCTCTTTCCCTTATGCCTCAGTCATACCAAAAATCTACTTTGTTTTTACAGGAATTAGCTATGGTTTCTGTGCAGATGGTAGGCAAGCTACCCAGCGCTTCAGTATTCCCATTCGAGCAGGTTGGTTCTATGGCCGCAGGATTGCCTCATTTTTCACGAGATTATATGAGATGTTGGGGTAGAGATGTATTTATCTCGTTACCAGGCCTGCTACTTGCGTTAGGTAGACATGAAGACGCAAAAAACCACATTTTGGCTTTTGCTGCAACTCTTAAACATGGACTCATCCCTAACTTACTTGACTCGGGAAGGAATCCAAGATACAACGCCCGTGATGCGACCTGGTTCTTTTTACAGGTGGTACAGGAATATACTCAAAAGGTTCCTGATGGCCAAGATATTCTATTCGAAAAGGTAAAGAGAAGATTCCCCCTCGATGATACCTATGTGCCTGTAGACGATTCTCGTGCTTTCTCACATTCATCCTCTATAAAGGAAATTGTTTATGAGATCCTCAGTCGCCATGCCAAAGGTATTAAATTCCGCGAGGCTAATGCTGGTACCAATCTGGACTCTCAAATGCGAGATGAGGGTTTCAACCAGAATATCTTTGTAGACTGGGATAATGGATTTGTGTTCGGTGGAAATCAATGGAACTGTGGCACATGGATGGATAAGATGGGTGAAAGTGAGAGAGCAGGTAGTAAAGGCATACCTGGTACCCCTCGTGATGGAGCAGCCATTGAAATCATCGGTCTCCTGAAAAGCTCTCTTCGCTGGGTCAACCAGTTGCATCGCAAGGGTGTTTTTGAATGGGATCATGTTATTAACCAACACGGTGATAAGATTATGTTGAGGGACTGGGAATACAAGATATCCAGTTCGTTCGAGCATGCGTTTTATGTTCCGGCatctgttgaagaagattccAGCTATGATattgacagcagcattgtTAACAGAAGAGGTATTTACAAGGATCTCTATAGATCTGGGAAACCATATGAGGATTATCAATTGCGCCCCAACTTTGCAATTGCTATGGTCGCTGCTCCTGAGCTCTTCAACTACAAGCATGCGATAAATGCAATTGGAATGGCGGATAAGATTATTCGTGGTCCTGTTGGTATGGCAACTCTAGATCCTTCCGATTTGAATTATAGGCCTTATTACAATAATAGTGAGGACTCCAATGATTTTGCAACATCCAAAGGCAGAAATTATCACCAAGGACCGGAATGGGTTTGGTGCACTGGATTCTTTTTGAGAGCGTTCCTATTCTTCAATATTAAGAAAGAATCAGAGGAGAAAGCTATATCGATTGCGGAGGTTGACAAAACTGAAGTTTTTGCCCAGCTTCGTAAGAGAATCTCGGGACACGTACATTGGTTACACACCTCCCGCTGGAAAGGCTTGACAGAGTTGACCAATAAAGACGGCCAATTCTGCTACGACTCATCGCCTACTCAAGCGTGGAGCGCAGCAACCTTGATAGAGCTATATGAAGATGCTCGGGCCCTGGCGGAAAAATAG
- the rlc1 gene encoding myosin II regulatory light chain Rlc1: protein MLISLGQEPTTEELENMMGKMASPLTFSAYLTGMSHNLSQLSSKKELLAAFEAFQDEEAAENNSGVIGLDELRDSLAEYGMDHQDIEQSLAAFTRSSGFSGEHFMYRDFVNLLRGEDN from the coding sequence ATGCTCATTTCTTTGGGCCAAGAGCCAACTACCGAAGAGTTGGAAAATATGATGGGCAAAATGGCTTCCCCCCTGACATTTTCAGCATATTTAACTGGAATGTCACACAACCTTAGTCAATTATCATCAAAGAAAGAGCTATTAGCCGCATTTGAGGCATTCCAAGATGAggaggctgctgaaaataatagcGGAGTAATCGGTTTGGATGAACTCCGAGACTCGTTAGCAGAGTATGGGATGGACCACCAGGATATTGAACAATCTCTAGCTGCTTTCACTAGGTCAAGTGGCTTCTCGGGTGAGCATTTCATGTATAGAGACTTCGTTAATCTGCTTCGAGGCGAAGACAATTAG
- the RPO26 gene encoding DNA-directed RNA polymerase core subunit RPB6 (RNA polymerase subunit ABC23; common to RNA polymerases I, II, and III; part of central core; similar to bacterial omega subunit; GO_component: GO:0005736 - DNA-directed RNA polymerase I complex [Evidence IDA] [PMID 11486042]; GO_component: GO:0005736 - DNA-directed RNA polymerase I complex [Evidence IDA] [PMID 9837969]; GO_component: GO:0005665 - DNA-directed RNA polymerase II, core complex [Evidence IEA]; GO_component: GO:0005665 - DNA-directed RNA polymerase II, core complex [Evidence IDA] [PMID 1331084]; GO_component: GO:0005665 - DNA-directed RNA polymerase II, core complex [Evidence IDA] [PMID 2183013]; GO_component: GO:0005665 - DNA-directed RNA polymerase II, core complex [Evidence IDA] [PMID 2186966]; GO_component: GO:0005666 - DNA-directed RNA polymerase III complex [Evidence IDA] [PMID 10611227]; GO_component: GO:0005666 - DNA-directed RNA polymerase III complex [Evidence IDA] [PMID 3905793]; GO_component: GO:0005737 - cytoplasm [Evidence IEA,IEA]; GO_component: GO:0005634 - nucleus [Evidence IEA,IEA,IEA]; GO_function: GO:0003677 - DNA binding [Evidence IEA]; GO_function: GO:0003899 - DNA-directed RNA polymerase activity [Evidence IEA,IEA]; GO_function: GO:0001054 - RNA polymerase I activity [Evidence IDA] [PMID 9837969]; GO_function: GO:0001055 - RNA polymerase II activity [Evidence IDA] [PMID 8288647]; GO_function: GO:0001056 - RNA polymerase III activity [Evidence IDA] [PMID 3905793]; GO_function: GO:0003968 - RNA-directed RNA polymerase activity [Evidence IDA] [PMID 18004386]; GO_process: GO:0042254 - ribosome biogenesis [Evidence IEA]; GO_process: GO:0042797 - tRNA transcription from RNA polymerase III promoter [Evidence IDA] [PMID 3905793]; GO_process: GO:0006360 - transcription from RNA polymerase I promoter [Evidence IDA] [PMID 9837969]; GO_process: GO:0006366 - transcription from RNA polymerase II promoter [Evidence IMP] [PMID 12697831]; GO_process: GO:0006383 - transcription from RNA polymerase III promoter [Evidence IMP] [PMID 12697831]; GO_process: GO:0006351 - transcription, DNA-templated [Evidence IEA]) has protein sequence MSDDEGAFNDGYENAYDEADFEEHFSDDGDFETNGAVNGNENGTAVAAQEIDADGRTVIVSNQDQAPRKKTAKELAIPKEKRATTPYMTKYERARVLGTRALQISMNAPVLVDLEGETDPLQIAMKELAQRKIPLVIRRYLPDGSYEDWGCDELIVDQ, from the exons ATGTCTGACGACGAAGGAGC TTTTAATGATGGCTATGAGAACGCATATGATGAAGCTGATTTCGAAGAACACTTTTCAGATGACGGAGACTTTGAGACTAATGGGGCTGTAAATGGTAATGAGAACGGAACTGCGGTTGCTGCTCAGGAAATTGATGCTGACGGAAGAACCGTGATCGTATCGAACCAAGACCAAGCACCGAGAAAGAAAACCGCCAAAGAGCTGGCTATCcccaaagaaaagagagcTACCACGCCCTACATGACTAAATATGAAAGAGCTCGTGTTTTAGGCACTCGTGCTTTGCAAATCAGTATGAATGCTCCAGTCTTAGTCGACTTAGAAGGTGAAACCGATCCTTTACAGATCGCCATGAAGGAACTTGCTCAGCGTAAAATCCCTTTAGTAATTAGACGATACCTTCCTGACGGAAGTTATGAAGATTGGGGATGTGATGAGTTGATTGTTGACCAATAG
- the tam14 gene encoding uncharacterized protein (top hit is XP_002839470.1 originated in Tuber melanosporum Mel28; conserved fungal protein) → MPGTTTALDATNSVSSGVPDGIEKKQNVDQSSSGLSKRALKRLQKEKAGNGEGDHTNVNGSSRESREESVTSDAGSGDIFVDHLQKRIRNLQKRKAKLDKYHEIAEEAKAKNLPLTLNPDQISALAQRETVEAPLKELQDALHLYKSQALERIAREKEQKAQHEAEVAKAVEAAKLEGIAQGREQLSLTVKFLRAASFKRQLSDSTPAEESAAFEHLLKVVYAGDDTSLSALDDLVNGSSKQVFEEANSITFEKVKEISQIPPEEFFLTQTEEVEEPKVETTAAEKSQPTISFLQEEVTEEPQQPIQDNTASLPANKDTAVVESAPTSTPTANGSTHPTDRPPSANEANPKSKKKNRPYYRNKRKANKDGENKATPPPASNSA, encoded by the coding sequence ATGCCTGGAACTACAACAGCCCTAGATGCAACGAATTCTGTGAGTTCGGGTGTACCTGATGGtattgaaaagaaacaaaatgtGGATCAGTCATCTTCTGGGCTCTCCAAGCGTGCTCTTAAGAGAttacagaaagaaaaggcCGGAAATGGCGAGGGTGACCATACAAATGTTAATGGATCTTCTCGGGAGAGTCGTGAGGAGTCTGTCACTTCAGATGCTGGCTCTGGCGACATTTTTGTTGACCATTTACAAAAGCGTATTCGTAACCTACAGAAGCGTAAGGCCAAGCTGGATAAATATCATGAGATCGCCGAGGAAGCTAAGGCCAAAAACCTACCTCTTACTTTGAACCCAGATCAAATTTCTGCATTGGCTCAAAGAGAAACTGTAGAAGCTCCTCTTAAAGAATTACAGGATGCTCTTCATTTGTACAAATCTCAAGCTCTTGAACGCATTGCTAGAGAGAAGGAGCAAAAGGCCCAACATGAAGCCGAGGTTGCCAAGGCTGTCGAGGCTGCCAAGTTAGAGGGCATTGCACAAGGACGTGAGCAATTAAGTCTTACCGTGAAATTTCTTCGTGCTGCCTCATTTAAGAGACAATTGAGTGACAGTACCCCTGCAGAAGAAAGTGCTGCATTCGAACATTTGTTGAAGGTGGTTtatgctggtgatgacACTTCTCTGTCTGCCTTGGATGACCTCGTCAATGGCTCCTCCAAGCAAGTCTTCGAGGAAGCTAATTCAATCACTTTCGAGAAAGTTAAAGAAATTTCTCAAATCCCTCCGGAAGAGTTCTTTCTCACCCAAACTGAGGAGGTGGAAGAACCCAAGGTTGAaaccactgctgctgagaaaTCTCAGCCTACCatctcttttcttcaagaagaagtaacTGAGGAACCTCAACAGCCAATTCAGGACAATACTGCGTCTCTTCCCGCCAATAAAGACACCGCCGTTGTGGAGTCTGCTCCTACATCCACCCCCACTGCAAACGGCTCAACTCATCCAACTGATAGACCCCCCTCTGCGAATGAAGCCAATCCTAagtccaaaaagaaaaaccGCCCTTACTATCGCAACAAACGCAAGGCGAACAAAGATGGTGAGAACAAGGCCACCCCTCCCCCAGCTTCGAACTCTGCCTAG